In one window of Falco cherrug isolate bFalChe1 chromosome 10, bFalChe1.pri, whole genome shotgun sequence DNA:
- the FITM2 gene encoding acyl-coenzyme A diphosphatase FITM2 isoform X2: MERLERCGRWLRAGLAAGQVRRRLPWVLLAIVLLGSALKDGDLVPETPMRNKRNPLNVYFVKVAWAWTLWLLLPFITVTTYQFAKNKFLYGPTKSILIVLRRLSALLVGSAVW; this comes from the exons atGGAGCGGCTGGAGCGGTGCGGCCGCTGGCTGCGGGCCGGGCTGGCCGCCGGGCAGGTGCGCCGCCggctgccctgggtgctgctcGCCATCGTTCTCCTCGGGTCCGCCCTCAAGGACGGTGACCTGGTCCCCGAGACGCCCATGCGGAACAAGCGCAACCCGCTCAACGT ATATTTTGTGAAGGTGGCTTGGGCATGGACACTCTGGCTTCTGCTGCCCTTCATCACAGTCACCACCTACCAGTTTGCCAAGAACAAGTTCCTCTATGGTCCCACGAAGAGCATTTTGATTGTGTTGCGGCGTCTCAGTGCACTGCTGGTGGGCAGTGCTGTCTG gTGA
- the FITM2 gene encoding acyl-coenzyme A diphosphatase FITM2 isoform X1, with protein sequence MERLERCGRWLRAGLAAGQVRRRLPWVLLAIVLLGSALKDGDLVPETPMRNKRNPLNVYFVKVAWAWTLWLLLPFITVTTYQFAKNKFLYGPTKSILIVLRRLSALLVGSAVWYVCTGLFLYIENLTGTCSTPGILSEPRRLYATKQECHQDNGIWNGFDISGHCFLLSYCALMIVEEVAVLEGLSIDHNSKLRVVINILFVSLCFLTMIWVFMFLCTAVYFHDFSQKLLGVLIGLSAWYGTYRFWYLKPFSPGLPLPNIPLSSKKYSYSR encoded by the exons atGGAGCGGCTGGAGCGGTGCGGCCGCTGGCTGCGGGCCGGGCTGGCCGCCGGGCAGGTGCGCCGCCggctgccctgggtgctgctcGCCATCGTTCTCCTCGGGTCCGCCCTCAAGGACGGTGACCTGGTCCCCGAGACGCCCATGCGGAACAAGCGCAACCCGCTCAACGT ATATTTTGTGAAGGTGGCTTGGGCATGGACACTCTGGCTTCTGCTGCCCTTCATCACAGTCACCACCTACCAGTTTGCCAAGAACAAGTTCCTCTATGGTCCCACGAAGAGCATTTTGATTGTGTTGCGGCGTCTCAGTGCACTGCTGGTGGGCAGTGCTGTCTGGTATGTCTGCACTGGACTCTTCCTCTATATTGAGAATCTCACTGGCACGTGCTCTACCCCGGGTATACTCAGCGAGCCTCGCCGCCTCTATGCCACCAAGCAGGAATGCCACCAGGACAACGGGATATGGAATGGTTTTGATATCTCAGGGCACTGCTTTCTGCTCTCGTACTGTGCTCTGATGATTGTGGAGGAAGTGGCTGTGCTGGAAGGCTTGTCCATAGACCATAACTCTAAGCTGCGTGTTGTGATCAACattctgtttgtttccttgtGTTTCCTCACCATGATCTGGGTGTTCATGTTTCTCTGTACTGCCGTGTATTTCCATGACTTCAGTCAAAAGCTTCTCGGTGTGCTGATAGGTCTGTCAGCTTGGTACGGGACATACAGATTTTGGTACTTGAAACCCTTTTCTCCTGGACTACCTCTTCCAAATATACCTTTGAGTTCAAAGAAATACAGTTATAGCAgataa